Proteins found in one Nitrospirota bacterium genomic segment:
- the rsmI gene encoding 16S rRNA (cytidine(1402)-2'-O)-methyltransferase produces the protein MNNTGKGILYIVSTPIGNLEDITLRALKVLGSVRLIAAEDTRHTQKLLHHYDIHTPQTSYHDHNKEEKSEILIAKLKEGHDIALVSDAGTPGISDPGYYLINRAIEENIKITPIPGPTASIAALSISGLPTDAFVFEGFLPSKSAARQKRLKELSSERRTIIIFETPRRASSTLEDIFEILGDRKIVLTRELTKMFEEVIRDRVSGVMEKIMGRSLKGEITIIIEGAQEETVTDISDLRSCLEMLMKKEGLSLKDAVTRASKDMNLPRNKVYREALKIK, from the coding sequence TTGAATAATACAGGTAAAGGTATCCTATACATTGTCAGCACGCCAATCGGCAATCTGGAGGATATAACGCTCCGGGCATTGAAGGTCCTGGGAAGCGTCAGACTAATAGCCGCTGAAGACACCCGCCATACGCAGAAATTACTTCACCACTACGACATACACACACCGCAAACAAGTTATCATGACCACAATAAGGAAGAAAAGTCTGAAATACTCATAGCCAAATTAAAAGAAGGACATGACATTGCGTTGGTGTCTGACGCTGGAACTCCAGGCATATCAGATCCAGGATACTACCTCATCAACAGGGCTATAGAAGAAAACATAAAGATAACGCCGATCCCCGGCCCCACGGCATCCATTGCCGCCCTCTCAATCTCAGGCCTTCCAACAGATGCCTTTGTCTTTGAAGGCTTCCTTCCTTCTAAAAGTGCGGCACGTCAGAAAAGGCTAAAGGAGCTGTCATCGGAAAGGCGCACTATCATTATATTTGAAACGCCCCGGCGGGCGTCTTCAACGCTTGAAGATATCTTCGAAATCCTGGGCGACAGAAAGATTGTCCTGACACGGGAGCTTACCAAGATGTTTGAAGAGGTCATACGGGACAGGGTTTCAGGTGTTATGGAAAAGATCATGGGGAGGAGCCTGAAGGGTGAGATCACCATCATAATAGAAGGTGCGCAGGAAGAAACTGTTACAGACATTTCAGACCTGAGGTCTTGTCTCGAAATGCTGATGAAGAAGGAAGGACTCAGTTTAAAGGATGCAGTAACACGGGCATCAAAAGATATGAATCTTCCAAGAAACAAGGTGTACAGGGAGGCCCTGAAGATCAAGTAA
- a CDS encoding uroporphyrinogen-III synthase codes for MNMQLTGKKIVITRPSDQQEEFASMLSALGAEPVRFPVIAIAPPDSWEAADRAIENISKYDWVIFTSVNGVTSFAGRLILLQKDVTQTLSGIKICAIGLKTAEVVEQYGLEVDFMPDEFRAESVAGGFLEMGSPANNVLLPRAQVGRDILPVELARVGIKVDVIPVYKAIRPDADALKLRKMLQDREIDVVTFTSSSCVKNFVEIIGLDQYKMLLTGVKIACISPVTSDTVKKYGLGVDIIPDRYTVADLAKAIAGYYCNVLQKGSKT; via the coding sequence GTGAATATGCAACTAACCGGGAAGAAAATAGTCATAACAAGGCCGTCTGATCAGCAGGAGGAGTTTGCCTCAATGCTCTCTGCACTCGGGGCTGAGCCTGTCAGGTTTCCGGTTATTGCCATAGCCCCGCCTGACAGCTGGGAAGCTGCAGACAGGGCTATAGAGAATATAAGCAAATATGACTGGGTCATTTTCACAAGCGTAAATGGGGTTACCTCTTTTGCAGGCAGATTGATTTTACTTCAAAAGGATGTAACGCAAACATTAAGCGGCATCAAAATTTGTGCTATTGGCCTTAAGACTGCAGAGGTTGTCGAACAGTACGGCCTTGAGGTTGATTTCATGCCTGATGAATTCCGTGCAGAGTCAGTGGCCGGTGGTTTTCTGGAAATGGGAAGCCCCGCAAATAATGTATTGTTGCCACGGGCGCAGGTCGGAAGGGACATACTCCCCGTCGAACTTGCCAGAGTGGGTATAAAGGTTGATGTTATTCCTGTTTACAAGGCAATACGGCCTGATGCTGACGCGCTGAAGCTGAGGAAGATGCTTCAGGACAGGGAAATTGATGTAGTAACATTCACGAGCAGTTCATGCGTTAAAAACTTTGTTGAAATTATAGGGCTGGATCAGTATAAGATGCTTCTTACAGGAGTGAAGATAGCATGCATAAGCCCGGTAACGTCTGATACGGTAAAAAAATATGGTCTTGGTGTGGATATTATCCCGGACAGATATACAGTGGCTGATCTGGCAAAGGCTATAGCCGGATATTACTGTAATGTCCTGCAAAAAGGGAGTAAGACGTAG
- a CDS encoding nucleotidyltransferase domain-containing protein has product MNIRKINKELTSIWQEFQDVEIAYLFGSHVAGKARKTSDIDIAIYAPKLTLDRYCKLWARITKALGTEKIDLVTMSDKPASFRYQIIREGRVIYFKNEDLLNDFELKTWQTYMDKKHLRRIYLRNMHEGLRHGV; this is encoded by the coding sequence ATGAATATACGAAAGATTAATAAGGAACTCACATCCATCTGGCAGGAATTTCAGGATGTAGAGATTGCCTATCTCTTTGGTTCTCACGTTGCAGGAAAGGCAAGGAAGACCTCTGACATTGATATTGCCATCTATGCCCCGAAGCTTACACTTGATAGATATTGTAAATTATGGGCCAGGATAACAAAAGCACTGGGAACGGAGAAGATTGACCTTGTCACGATGAGCGATAAACCTGCATCCTTCAGGTACCAGATAATAAGAGAAGGCAGGGTTATTTATTTTAAGAATGAAGACCTGCTGAATGACTTTGAGTTAAAGACATGGCAGACATATATGGATAAAAAACACCTGAGACGTATTTATCT
- the tilS gene encoding tRNA lysidine(34) synthetase TilS: MLIKKVRDTIRHHDMLAKGDTVLIGVSSGPDSVCLLHLLKELQDEYDLTLHIAHLNHGFRGEEAEEDSRFVQDMGKTLGVPVIAEYSDTPAYAREYRISKQEAAREVRYRFFGLAADKTGADRIALGHTADDQAETFLMRLLRGAGSHGLSGIPPVRDKIIRPLIGVFREEIKEYLSENDIHCRIDSSNLTPVYLRNKIRLELIPHLAKEYNPNIMDTLVRSLNILRDEDVFLDNYVRKIFRDMVINESEGMIKFDVKRFDSCEEPVKRRLVRFAVEAVKGAEGIALSCRHVEEALALLQNDRAGEIDFPAGVAAERRGDVFSIYLRSAVTSTPQYAYTVRVPGDTIVPEAGMKINTTIRTSPVLKEGLTDATEAGRSAALFDMSKFSEPLVIRNRRDGDFFCPQGMGGKKKKIKEYFIDLKISRRERDRIPLLTSPEGIMWIAGYRGDERFRVTTETKKILEVKVVRIAA; this comes from the coding sequence ATGTTAATAAAAAAAGTCCGGGATACTATCAGGCACCATGATATGCTTGCAAAAGGAGATACCGTGCTCATCGGTGTTTCCTCCGGCCCTGACTCTGTCTGTCTCCTTCATCTGTTAAAAGAATTGCAGGATGAATATGACCTCACCCTTCATATTGCTCATCTCAATCACGGATTTCGCGGGGAAGAGGCAGAGGAAGATTCAAGGTTTGTCCAGGATATGGGTAAGACGCTCGGGGTTCCGGTAATTGCAGAGTATTCAGATACTCCGGCATATGCCAGGGAGTATCGTATATCAAAACAGGAGGCTGCACGCGAGGTGCGCTACAGATTCTTTGGTTTAGCCGCTGACAAAACCGGCGCAGACAGGATTGCCCTTGGCCATACAGCGGATGATCAGGCAGAGACATTCCTGATGCGTCTCCTCAGGGGGGCCGGGTCTCACGGCCTTTCCGGTATCCCGCCTGTGAGGGACAAGATAATACGGCCCCTTATCGGGGTCTTTCGTGAAGAGATCAAAGAGTATTTATCAGAAAATGATATCCACTGCAGGATTGACTCATCAAACCTGACCCCTGTTTATCTGAGAAATAAGATCCGTCTGGAACTTATACCTCATCTTGCGAAGGAATATAATCCGAATATAATGGATACACTTGTCAGGAGTCTGAATATTTTAAGAGATGAGGATGTATTTCTTGATAATTATGTTAGAAAAATATTCCGGGATATGGTAATAAATGAGTCAGAAGGCATGATAAAGTTTGATGTGAAAAGGTTTGACTCCTGTGAGGAGCCGGTGAAGAGGAGACTCGTACGGTTTGCTGTAGAGGCTGTTAAAGGGGCAGAGGGTATTGCCCTCTCCTGCAGGCATGTAGAGGAGGCGCTCGCACTGCTGCAAAATGACAGGGCCGGGGAGATTGATTTTCCTGCGGGTGTCGCGGCTGAGAGAAGAGGAGATGTATTCAGCATATATTTAAGGTCAGCAGTGACATCAACCCCTCAGTATGCATATACAGTAAGGGTGCCGGGGGATACTATTGTACCGGAAGCTGGAATGAAAATTAACACAACTATCCGGACCTCCCCTGTTCTGAAGGAAGGATTGACTGATGCGACAGAGGCCGGAAGAAGCGCTGCCTTGTTTGATATGAGTAAATTCTCTGAACCGCTGGTCATCAGAAACCGGAGGGACGGCGACTTCTTCTGCCCGCAGGGAATGGGGGGGAAGAAGAAAAAGATAAAGGAGTATTTTATTGATTTAAAAATATCCCGAAGAGAGAGAGACAGGATACCGCTTCTGACCTCTCCGGAAGGGATTATGTGGATTGCCGGATACAGGGGTGATGAGAGGTTCCGGGTAACCACTGAAACGAAAAAGATACTTGAGGTGAAAGTTGTAAGGATTGCGGCGTAA
- the ccsB gene encoding c-type cytochrome biogenesis protein CcsB: MVNIFFFKAALGAYFLGMASFLYFLVSRKERPPRLSFGLTGLGFLIHTAALIVRTAEASYIPITSLHEAMSFFSWALVLAFLLIEYKYRIYILGSFVLPVTFISLISSATLPMEIKMLDPQLQSAWLGVHTILAIMGSAAFSMAFLAGIMYLLQEWFLKSKRFNKLYFKLPALDMLDNLNYRAISFGFPLLTLGIITGSIWAEFAWGTYWNWDPKQTWSLIVWLFYAAMLHGRITVGWRGRKAAWLAIIGFAGVIFTFVGVNMLLHGKHAFM, encoded by the coding sequence ATGGTGAACATCTTTTTTTTTAAGGCTGCCCTTGGGGCCTATTTCCTTGGAATGGCTTCGTTTCTCTACTTTCTTGTCAGCAGGAAGGAAAGACCGCCGAGGTTGTCCTTTGGACTGACGGGCCTTGGTTTTCTGATTCATACGGCCGCACTTATAGTGCGTACTGCTGAGGCATCGTATATACCCATAACAAGCCTCCATGAGGCCATGTCCTTTTTCTCATGGGCGCTTGTCCTTGCCTTTCTCCTCATAGAGTATAAGTACAGGATCTATATTTTGGGTTCATTCGTGTTGCCTGTCACCTTTATTTCCCTTATATCTTCTGCCACGCTTCCCATGGAGATAAAGATGCTTGATCCCCAGTTGCAGAGTGCATGGCTTGGTGTTCATACCATCCTCGCCATAATGGGGTCAGCGGCCTTTTCTATGGCATTTCTTGCAGGTATAATGTATCTGCTGCAGGAGTGGTTTCTGAAATCCAAGAGGTTTAACAAGCTCTATTTTAAACTACCGGCCCTTGACATGCTGGACAATCTCAATTATCGCGCCATATCCTTTGGTTTTCCTCTCCTGACCCTTGGCATAATTACAGGCTCAATCTGGGCCGAGTTTGCCTGGGGTACCTACTGGAACTGGGACCCTAAACAGACGTGGTCTTTGATAGTATGGCTTTTCTATGCTGCGATGCTTCATGGAAGGATAACAGTGGGATGGCGTGGCAGGAAGGCAGCCTGGCTGGCAATTATAGGGTTTGCCGGCGTGATCTTTACCTTTGTGGGAGTCAATATGCTCCTGCATGGAAAGCACGCCTTCATGTAA
- the hemC gene encoding hydroxymethylbilane synthase yields the protein MKEIRIGSRGSKLAIWQAEHIKSELEARYAGITVTIQKIKTTGDKILDVPLAKVGGKGLFVKEIEDALLRNDIDIAVHSMKDVPAILPEGLCIGAIPEREDPRDALLSRDGSGFLHLRHGARIGTSSLRRISQLLNQRPDIVIHPLRGNLDTRIKKLEAGEFDAIILAAAGIRRLGWADRITEYLPETTSVPAIGQGALCIECRESDGDTLDIIRPLDHMETNICVRAERAFLKRLEGGCQVPIGAYATMKGDGIAIEGFVASVDGRRMVREKRSGTADNPEDAGIALAESLLAQGGQEILQEVYGIRN from the coding sequence GTGAAAGAAATCAGGATCGGCAGCAGGGGAAGCAAACTTGCCATATGGCAGGCAGAGCATATAAAGTCAGAGCTTGAGGCCCGTTATGCAGGCATCACTGTTACTATACAGAAGATAAAGACCACAGGTGATAAGATACTCGATGTCCCGCTTGCAAAGGTAGGAGGCAAGGGGCTTTTTGTGAAAGAGATCGAAGACGCCCTTTTACGGAATGACATTGATATAGCCGTTCATAGTATGAAGGATGTCCCTGCCATCCTCCCTGAAGGACTTTGCATAGGCGCCATCCCGGAGCGTGAAGATCCGAGGGATGCCCTGCTGTCCAGGGACGGGAGTGGATTTTTACACCTCAGGCACGGCGCACGTATAGGTACGAGCAGCCTCAGGAGGATTTCCCAGCTGCTTAACCAGAGACCTGATATTGTTATCCATCCGCTCAGGGGGAATCTTGACACGAGGATAAAAAAACTCGAGGCTGGTGAGTTTGATGCCATTATTCTTGCCGCAGCAGGCATCCGAAGGCTTGGATGGGCAGACAGGATTACAGAATACCTGCCGGAAACAACCAGCGTACCTGCTATTGGACAGGGAGCGCTTTGTATAGAGTGCAGAGAATCTGACGGCGATACACTTGATATAATCAGACCGCTTGATCACATGGAGACAAACATCTGTGTTCGGGCAGAGAGGGCCTTTTTGAAAAGGCTCGAAGGCGGATGCCAGGTTCCCATAGGCGCTTACGCAACAATGAAGGGTGATGGTATTGCAATCGAAGGGTTTGTTGCGTCTGTTGATGGACGCAGGATGGTAAGGGAAAAGAGGTCAGGGACGGCTGATAATCCTGAGGATGCAGGGATAGCCCTTGCAGAAAGCCTGTTGGCGCAGGGGGGGCAGGAAATTCTGCAGGAAGTATACGGAATTCGGAATTAA
- a CDS encoding bifunctional riboflavin kinase/FAD synthetase codes for MNIIRGIAAIPKGLTNTVVTIGNFDGVHLGHQELLQRVVRRASETGAVSVVITFEPHPAKVLRPDKAPRQLISLQEKIELFQSFGINIVICIEFTPEFAGKSPDEFAEDLLCNKIGARVIIVGANYKFGKGQSGDVPYLRQKGKMLGFEVEEAEPVVIEGKRVSSSWIRELLLKGEVDTAAGLLGRYYSVDGVVMPGHHRGMLLGYPTANIYTVDEAIPQNGIYAVRVLRGQMILEGACYIGNQPTFAGERIGIEVYLFDFSGQLYHEHLTVQFIRMIREEKKFGDKEELILQITKDVEDARAVLTKLQ; via the coding sequence TTGAATATCATCAGGGGCATTGCCGCCATTCCAAAAGGTCTCACCAATACGGTTGTGACTATTGGAAACTTTGATGGAGTTCATCTTGGCCATCAGGAGCTCCTGCAAAGGGTGGTCAGGCGTGCGTCTGAAACAGGAGCTGTCAGCGTTGTCATTACGTTTGAGCCTCATCCGGCCAAGGTATTAAGGCCGGATAAGGCGCCCCGTCAATTGATATCTCTCCAGGAAAAGATTGAACTTTTTCAGTCATTTGGAATAAACATCGTTATTTGCATTGAATTTACGCCTGAGTTTGCCGGCAAATCCCCGGATGAATTTGCAGAGGACCTTCTCTGCAACAAGATAGGTGCCCGGGTCATTATTGTAGGGGCCAATTATAAATTTGGAAAAGGTCAGTCAGGGGATGTCCCGTATCTTCGTCAAAAGGGAAAGATGCTCGGTTTTGAGGTCGAAGAGGCAGAGCCGGTAGTAATCGAAGGGAAGAGGGTCAGCAGTTCATGGATCCGTGAGCTCCTCTTGAAAGGTGAGGTTGACACTGCGGCCGGGCTTTTAGGAAGATATTATTCCGTTGATGGGGTCGTTATGCCTGGGCATCACCGCGGGATGCTGCTGGGCTACCCTACTGCAAACATCTATACGGTTGATGAGGCTATTCCCCAAAACGGGATTTATGCTGTCAGGGTACTACGGGGTCAGATGATCCTGGAGGGCGCATGCTACATAGGTAATCAGCCGACATTTGCCGGGGAGAGGATCGGCATAGAGGTATACCTGTTTGACTTCAGCGGACAGCTCTACCATGAGCACCTGACAGTCCAGTTTATCAGGATGATCAGAGAGGAAAAAAAGTTCGGGGATAAGGAAGAGTTGATATTGCAGATTACGAAGGATGTAGAGGATGCAAGGGCAGTCCTGACGAAGCTGCAGTGA
- a CDS encoding glutamyl-tRNA reductase — translation MDIILTGLSYNTAPVEVREKLSFSGQMLSDGIVRLKGYENVSECLILSTCNRVEIYAIVDKSEVGIARVKDFLHSYQTHLPIESLTQHLYIHKNEAAVKHLFRVASSLDSMVVGEPQILGQVKDAFDTALLNKTTGAILNKLFKKAISVAKRVRTETRIAENAVSISFAAVELAKKIFSSLRDKRGLLVGAGEMGELAANYLVSSGIKEIVVSTRNYDRALNLAQAYNGRAVRFENFLEEMGRSDVVICSTGAPDYIIRAEHMQDIIHKRRNTPIFLIDISVPRNIDPAINKIDNVFLYDIDDLQAVVEANRRTRQEEADKGEQIIVEEVGTFSKWFKSLEVVPTIVALRDKVEDIRKKELDRMTEKLRTLSPEEIAVVEGLTNTIVSKILHGPLVALKSESNSSNGLLYVETIRKIFNLEVKAAEENEKGE, via the coding sequence ATGGACATCATATTAACAGGACTCAGTTATAATACAGCGCCGGTTGAAGTGAGGGAGAAGCTGTCATTTTCAGGCCAGATGCTGTCAGATGGAATTGTACGGCTCAAAGGTTATGAGAATGTCAGTGAATGCCTTATCCTGTCCACATGCAACCGTGTGGAGATATATGCCATTGTTGACAAATCTGAGGTCGGTATCGCAAGGGTCAAAGATTTTTTGCACTCATACCAGACTCACCTGCCGATTGAGTCCCTGACACAACACCTCTATATTCATAAAAATGAGGCGGCCGTAAAACATCTTTTCAGGGTTGCCTCAAGCCTTGATTCGATGGTGGTGGGCGAACCTCAGATACTTGGACAGGTAAAGGATGCCTTTGACACGGCCCTGTTAAACAAGACGACCGGTGCGATCTTAAATAAGCTCTTTAAAAAAGCCATATCAGTTGCCAAACGTGTGAGGACAGAGACCAGGATTGCTGAAAATGCCGTATCTATAAGTTTTGCTGCAGTAGAGCTTGCAAAAAAGATCTTCAGCAGTTTGAGGGATAAAAGGGGGCTGCTTGTTGGCGCAGGTGAGATGGGTGAGCTTGCAGCTAATTACCTTGTCAGCAGCGGCATCAAAGAGATAGTTGTTTCCACGAGAAATTATGACAGGGCGTTAAACCTTGCGCAGGCCTATAATGGCCGTGCAGTAAGATTTGAAAATTTTTTAGAGGAAATGGGGAGGTCTGATGTTGTAATATGTTCCACAGGTGCCCCTGATTATATTATAAGGGCTGAACATATGCAGGATATTATTCATAAGAGAAGAAACACGCCAATTTTTCTCATAGATATTTCAGTTCCGAGAAATATTGACCCTGCAATTAATAAGATTGATAATGTATTTTTGTATGATATAGATGACCTGCAGGCGGTTGTTGAGGCAAACCGCAGGACGAGACAGGAGGAGGCGGATAAGGGGGAGCAGATCATTGTGGAAGAGGTAGGGACATTTTCGAAATGGTTTAAATCGCTCGAGGTTGTGCCCACAATTGTTGCCCTCAGGGATAAGGTTGAGGATATACGGAAAAAGGAGCTGGATCGGATGACGGAAAAACTGAGGACGCTGTCTCCTGAAGAGATAGCAGTGGTAGAAGGGCTGACGAATACGATAGTGAGCAAGATACTGCACGGCCCTCTTGTAGCCCTTAAATCAGAGTCGAACTCGAGCAATGGCTTACTATATGTGGAGACGATAAGGAAGATATTTAACCTTGAGGTCAAGGCAGCTGAGGAGAATGAAAAGGGAGAATGA
- the hemB gene encoding porphobilinogen synthase: MAFPKNRMRRMRATETHRRMVRETSLSVDDFIYPLFVVHGRNVQREISSMPGVFQLSVDNIVREAKEVSSLGIPAVILFGIPEHKDEKGSEAYDDNGIVQQAVRAIRDSVPDLIVITDVCLCEYTSHGHCGVVKDGKVLNDPTLELLARESVSHVKAGADIVAPSDMMDGRVSVIRQALDKEGFEDIPIISYGAKYASAFYGPFREAAESTPQFGDRRSYQMDPANSREAMQEIALDIEEGADIVMVKPALPYLDIICRIKERWDIPVAAYNVSGEYSLVRAAGRLGWIDESRVMMETLTSIKRAGADIILTYFAKDAALVLREDR, translated from the coding sequence ATGGCATTTCCAAAGAATCGCATGAGGAGGATGCGGGCGACTGAGACCCACAGACGGATGGTGCGGGAGACAAGCCTCTCTGTTGATGATTTCATCTACCCTCTCTTTGTTGTTCACGGCCGCAATGTCCAGCGTGAGATCAGCTCCATGCCGGGTGTTTTTCAATTATCCGTGGACAATATTGTTCGTGAGGCAAAAGAGGTGAGTTCACTTGGGATACCTGCCGTAATCCTCTTTGGGATACCGGAGCACAAGGATGAGAAGGGGTCAGAGGCGTATGACGACAACGGGATTGTGCAGCAGGCGGTCAGGGCGATCAGGGACAGCGTGCCTGATCTCATTGTTATTACTGATGTCTGTCTCTGTGAGTATACGAGCCACGGACATTGCGGCGTTGTGAAAGACGGAAAGGTGCTGAATGACCCTACGCTGGAGCTGCTTGCCAGAGAGTCGGTATCGCATGTCAAGGCAGGCGCTGACATTGTAGCCCCGTCGGATATGATGGACGGCCGAGTGTCGGTTATCAGGCAGGCCCTCGACAAAGAGGGATTTGAGGATATCCCGATTATTTCCTATGGCGCAAAGTATGCCTCGGCCTTTTACGGGCCGTTCAGAGAAGCGGCTGAGTCAACCCCGCAGTTTGGCGACAGGAGGTCGTATCAGATGGACCCGGCCAATTCAAGGGAGGCCATGCAGGAGATCGCCCTTGACATTGAAGAGGGTGCGGACATTGTAATGGTTAAGCCTGCCCTCCCCTATCTTGATATTATATGCAGGATAAAGGAGCGGTGGGATATTCCGGTTGCGGCCTATAATGTAAGCGGTGAGTATTCACTTGTCAGGGCCGCCGGACGGCTTGGATGGATAGATGAGTCCCGCGTGATGATGGAGACGCTTACTTCTATAAAACGAGCAGGTGCGGATATTATTCTTACATATTTTGCGAAGGATGCAGCGCTGGTCTTGCGGGAGGATAGATAG
- the hpt gene encoding hypoxanthine phosphoribosyltransferase, with amino-acid sequence MERIYGKPLITQREIEKRVRELGAKITADYDGKDLLMICLLKGAYTFFADLVRNIQLPVMVDFMMVSSYKERSTSCGAVNIVQELTTPIEGKDVLLVEDIIDSGLTLDYIYKALLAKNPDSLKLCVLLDKAERRKHSVPIEYLGFTIPNKFIIGYGLDYQDKYRNLPHIAILDKGEVE; translated from the coding sequence ATGGAACGCATTTACGGCAAACCACTCATTACGCAGAGGGAGATAGAAAAGAGGGTCAGAGAACTTGGGGCAAAGATTACCGCAGATTATGACGGTAAAGACCTGCTGATGATATGTTTGCTTAAGGGCGCCTACACCTTTTTTGCCGATCTCGTGAGAAACATCCAATTGCCTGTTATGGTGGACTTCATGATGGTATCGAGTTACAAAGAAAGGTCTACCTCCTGCGGCGCAGTAAATATTGTACAGGAGCTGACCACACCTATAGAAGGTAAAGATGTGCTGCTTGTTGAGGATATTATTGATTCAGGATTGACGCTTGATTATATTTACAAGGCGCTTCTGGCAAAAAACCCTGACTCTTTAAAACTTTGCGTCCTCCTTGACAAGGCCGAAAGAAGAAAACATTCAGTGCCAATAGAATATCTCGGTTTTACTATTCCTAATAAATTCATAATCGGCTACGGCCTTGACTACCAGGATAAATACAGGAACCTGCCGCATATCGCTATCCTGGATAAGGGTGAGGTTGAATAA